A single Oncorhynchus kisutch isolate 150728-3 unplaced genomic scaffold, Okis_V2 scaffold4062, whole genome shotgun sequence DNA region contains:
- the LOC116373666 gene encoding MICOS complex subunit MIC19-like, with protein sequence MTTENYHKAADGINAKFKRFEVSPVCADLQGQILKCYQEHSGKTLLCSTIASRYLQCVNQAKQNGNNDLAPLWATATDIRKTS encoded by the exons ATGACCACAGAGAACTACCACAAGGCTGCCGACGGAATCAACGCAAAGTTCAA GCGGTTTGaggtgagtccagtgtgtgctgATCTGCAGGGTCAGATCCTGAAGTGCTACCAGGAACACAGTGGGAAGACGCTGCTCTGCTCCACCATCGCCTCCCGCTACCTGCAGTGTGTCAACCAAGCTAAACAG AATGGAAATAATGATCTTGCCCCCCTTTGGGCAACTGCTACAGACATTAGAAA AACAAGTTGA